Proteins found in one Bacillus subtilis subsp. subtilis str. 168 genomic segment:
- the nagR gene encoding transcriptional regulator (GntR family) (Evidence 1a: Function from experimental evidences in the studied strain; PubMedId: 16207374, 20047956, 21602348, 23667565, 24673833, 26162881; Product type r : regulator) produces MNINKQSPIPIYYQIMEQLKTQIKNGELQPDMPLPSEREYAEQFGISRMTVRQALSNLVNEGLLYRLKGRGTFVSKPKMEQALQGLTSFTEDMKSRGMTPGSRLIDYQLIDSTEELAAILGCGHPSSIHKITRVRLANDIPMAIESSHIPFELAGELNESHFQSSIYDHIERYNSIPISRAKQELEPSAATTEEANILGIQKGAPVLLIKRTTYLQNGTAFEHAKSVYRGDRYTFVHYMDRLS; encoded by the coding sequence ATGAATATCAATAAACAATCGCCTATTCCGATTTACTATCAGATTATGGAGCAATTAAAAACCCAAATTAAGAACGGAGAGCTGCAGCCGGATATGCCTCTTCCTTCTGAGCGCGAATATGCCGAACAATTCGGGATCAGCCGGATGACAGTTCGCCAGGCGCTTTCTAATTTAGTTAATGAAGGCTTGCTCTATCGCCTGAAAGGGCGGGGCACCTTTGTCAGCAAGCCAAAAATGGAACAAGCACTTCAAGGGCTGACAAGCTTTACCGAGGATATGAAAAGCCGCGGGATGACACCGGGCAGCAGGCTCATTGATTATCAGCTTATTGATTCAACTGAGGAGCTCGCGGCTATATTAGGCTGCGGGCACCCCTCCTCTATCCATAAAATCACTCGGGTGCGGCTGGCAAATGATATTCCGATGGCGATTGAGTCCTCACATATTCCGTTTGAGCTTGCGGGTGAATTGAACGAATCGCATTTTCAGTCGTCGATCTATGATCATATTGAAAGGTACAACAGCATACCGATTTCCCGTGCAAAACAGGAGCTTGAGCCAAGCGCTGCCACCACGGAAGAAGCGAATATTCTTGGTATTCAAAAGGGAGCGCCTGTCCTATTAATTAAACGAACAACATATCTGCAGAACGGAACTGCTTTTGAGCATGCAAAATCCGTATACAGAGGCGACCGTTATACATTTGTCCACTATATGGATCGTCTTTCATAA
- the yvnA gene encoding putative transcriptional regulator (Evidence 3: Putative function from multiple computational evidences; Product type r: regulator): MDNSIHDELFQAIQQFALKRDKRVWQKVQIPSIGISSQHHDHLKKDWTLTQLHIVSCIHTSQNVNNSFLASRLHISKAAVSKAVHALLKHNIITVTKKPGNKKEIFYTLTDSGRKLAALHEQLHEKAKEQYKQLFNEFSIDDLKTVTAFFNLWIKYM, from the coding sequence ATGGACAACAGCATTCATGATGAATTATTTCAAGCTATACAACAATTCGCATTAAAAAGGGATAAACGCGTCTGGCAAAAGGTGCAGATACCATCCATTGGCATATCCTCACAACATCACGATCACCTCAAAAAAGACTGGACTTTGACCCAGCTTCACATTGTTTCCTGCATACATACCAGCCAAAATGTGAACAACAGCTTCTTAGCATCCCGTTTACACATCTCAAAAGCCGCTGTTTCAAAAGCGGTTCATGCTTTGTTGAAACACAATATCATTACAGTGACAAAAAAGCCTGGCAACAAAAAAGAAATTTTTTATACGCTAACTGATAGCGGCAGAAAATTGGCGGCATTACATGAACAGCTTCATGAGAAAGCAAAGGAGCAATATAAACAGCTTTTCAATGAATTTTCAATTGATGATTTAAAAACAGTGACTGCGTTTTTCAACTTGTGGATCAAATATATGTAA
- the yvnB gene encoding putative exported hydrolase (Evidence 3: Putative function from multiple computational evidences; PubMedId: 27542896; Product type e: enzyme), producing MRKYTVIASILLSFLSVLSGGHHESKAFPVVQQELFQTPHYIPLLENPPQIDVKAEMRSNLMIEAQVRDNSYQAFSAFLFYKQSNELGYKMVPMDPTPGAVRKFLAQIPKRLIWNSELEYYIVMSNGKQRVESETKKLKLEGYQADLAHIPELLITELAVDTKNIGRADGYEFIEIFNTTDRTIDFKDYHIRYRYPKEGPDSDLIWRPDERILIPSGETFVVWLKPAGHPELTSADFNRYYQTQLKEGKNLAVIDETEGMANTRPRAVVISTNTGKDISVAHYRKHALRRLSSVLYKYPLNGTAELLNISIGEKNPSPGTVLQAQVPDQKRKIKLDKEKPVIEDLTDRKPVRPAESIELRADIRDRSLVKTVAFYYRTDENKPFKRILAEKDRNDNLFHYIVYSPELIGKDQLEYYVAAGDGINEARTPVKMIDIKQTSKAHGLRMNIENRDTLSGTQFLKATTEGRADSIKLWIDGKKQVTEPAMEKEVYFAFDTRKTNLYFKNAVTMEGKVLKVFDDTTNKYRTYSVPLPETLLRKGKQLQRITIRSGSKVSPFDTAENRDDFLVKNARLVLSDGTVIRDQRVSPEKELFIGDNQRSNKSWQFQFNLPDGLFTSQLLEWDTSKLSEGAHHIQASDGKENVSLVVRVDNSGPHIEPNITEGQTYKGNLILQADMYDKWSRIEEAEASLDGESITLPYHTSSSDLLPGKHSLKVTATDLAGNKTVIERIFKTEREHPDQPEVIDSEADTHKAKLSVRVKDPTNDAMDVGFYRGFQYTARNHVKIFKHASLTEPPKSFVPERETPFTNKELERVSAADGKTVSTENKELFPYHRFEVTVDPSIDENDLAESVWKGSSLPGRKVTMYAWNYRTNEWQPVDSFVAKDDKPFTLKASVIAADFVRESKMNVIVQDEIPPAKDMYTFVWMSDTQYYAESYPHIFDKQTEWIKDNQKQLNIKYVFHTGDIVDDSADIRQWKNADRSMSVLDKSGIPYGVLAGNHDVGHKDGSYRAFGKYFGSDRFDKKFHYGGSYKNNRGHYDLISSNGNDYIMLYMGWGITDEDIAWMNQVLKKHPDRMAILAFHEYLLVSGNRSPIGEKIFKEIVKPNPNVVMVLSGHYHSAMRKTDELDDDGDGKPDRLVHQMLADYQGGPEGGQGYLRLLQFDQANDMVHVSTYSPYVKDKNYYDTDTYGNKDEFSLSLDLKPRIKKVETDYFECNVYTNEELGKREQVKSGDTAEFRWDHLEPQSVYYWYIIVEDSFNGKTKSPIWKFKTKKETYRPAPDQFDFRHVSNP from the coding sequence ATGAGGAAATACACGGTTATTGCTTCTATATTACTGTCTTTTCTTTCCGTTTTGTCTGGCGGCCATCATGAATCGAAAGCTTTTCCTGTTGTACAGCAGGAACTATTTCAAACGCCTCATTACATACCCTTGCTTGAAAATCCTCCTCAAATTGATGTGAAAGCTGAAATGAGAAGCAATCTAATGATTGAGGCTCAAGTTCGCGATAATTCGTATCAAGCATTTTCCGCCTTTCTTTTTTATAAACAAAGTAATGAGCTGGGCTACAAAATGGTGCCGATGGACCCGACCCCCGGAGCGGTCCGCAAGTTTTTGGCACAAATTCCGAAACGTTTGATTTGGAACAGCGAGCTTGAGTATTACATTGTGATGTCGAATGGGAAGCAGCGGGTTGAGTCGGAGACGAAGAAACTGAAGCTTGAAGGATACCAGGCTGACCTTGCCCATATTCCGGAGCTTCTGATCACAGAGCTGGCGGTTGATACGAAGAATATAGGACGCGCAGACGGTTATGAATTTATTGAGATTTTTAATACGACTGACAGAACGATTGATTTTAAAGACTACCATATCCGTTACCGCTACCCAAAAGAAGGGCCTGACTCCGATCTGATTTGGAGACCTGATGAAAGGATCTTGATACCATCCGGCGAAACGTTTGTCGTCTGGCTGAAGCCTGCCGGGCATCCAGAATTGACGTCAGCGGATTTCAATCGTTATTATCAGACACAACTAAAAGAAGGAAAAAATCTTGCGGTGATAGACGAGACAGAGGGTATGGCCAATACGAGGCCGCGGGCCGTTGTGATATCAACGAATACAGGAAAGGACATTTCGGTTGCGCATTATCGGAAACATGCGCTGCGCCGGCTGTCATCAGTGCTTTATAAGTATCCACTGAACGGAACAGCAGAACTTCTGAACATTTCAATCGGGGAAAAGAATCCGTCTCCCGGAACCGTATTACAGGCACAGGTGCCCGACCAGAAACGGAAAATCAAGCTCGATAAAGAAAAGCCGGTCATTGAGGATTTGACTGACCGCAAGCCTGTCCGCCCTGCTGAAAGCATTGAGCTGCGGGCTGACATACGGGACCGAAGCCTAGTGAAAACAGTGGCCTTTTACTACCGGACGGATGAGAACAAACCGTTTAAGCGAATTCTTGCTGAAAAAGACCGCAACGATAATCTCTTCCATTATATTGTGTATTCGCCTGAATTGATCGGGAAGGATCAGCTAGAGTATTATGTGGCGGCCGGGGACGGGATCAATGAAGCGAGAACGCCGGTCAAAATGATTGATATTAAACAAACAAGCAAGGCGCACGGTCTGCGGATGAATATTGAAAACAGAGACACGCTGTCGGGAACTCAATTTCTCAAAGCCACGACAGAAGGGCGAGCTGACAGCATTAAGCTATGGATTGACGGGAAAAAACAAGTGACAGAGCCCGCGATGGAAAAAGAAGTATATTTTGCATTCGATACGAGGAAAACGAACCTTTATTTTAAAAACGCGGTAACGATGGAAGGCAAAGTGCTGAAGGTGTTCGATGATACAACAAATAAATACCGCACCTATTCTGTTCCATTGCCAGAGACACTGCTTCGGAAAGGGAAGCAGCTGCAGCGTATTACGATACGTTCAGGTTCGAAGGTGTCTCCGTTTGATACGGCTGAAAACCGTGATGACTTCTTAGTCAAAAACGCCCGATTGGTGTTATCGGATGGAACGGTGATCAGAGATCAGAGGGTGTCTCCTGAGAAGGAACTCTTTATTGGCGATAATCAGCGCTCGAATAAAAGCTGGCAATTTCAGTTCAATCTGCCTGACGGACTATTTACATCACAGCTGCTGGAGTGGGATACATCAAAGCTTTCTGAAGGCGCTCACCATATTCAAGCAAGCGACGGGAAGGAAAATGTCAGCCTGGTTGTACGGGTAGATAATTCAGGACCTCACATTGAGCCGAATATCACCGAGGGGCAAACGTATAAAGGAAACCTTATCCTGCAGGCGGATATGTATGATAAATGGAGCAGAATTGAGGAAGCGGAGGCGTCGTTAGATGGAGAAAGCATTACACTCCCATATCATACGTCATCTTCTGACCTTTTGCCGGGAAAACATTCTCTAAAAGTGACAGCAACGGATCTCGCGGGCAATAAAACAGTGATTGAGAGGATATTTAAAACCGAACGAGAGCATCCGGACCAGCCGGAGGTTATAGACAGCGAAGCCGACACGCATAAGGCCAAGCTTTCTGTACGGGTGAAAGATCCGACGAATGATGCCATGGATGTTGGTTTTTATAGGGGATTTCAATATACAGCGCGCAATCATGTGAAAATATTTAAGCACGCGTCACTGACTGAACCGCCGAAAAGCTTTGTGCCGGAAAGGGAGACCCCATTTACGAATAAAGAATTGGAGCGGGTATCAGCTGCTGATGGAAAAACAGTATCGACAGAAAACAAAGAGCTTTTCCCTTATCATCGCTTTGAAGTGACGGTTGATCCATCAATTGATGAGAATGATCTGGCAGAATCAGTCTGGAAGGGCAGTTCTTTGCCGGGGAGAAAGGTGACGATGTATGCTTGGAATTATCGGACAAACGAATGGCAGCCTGTTGACAGCTTCGTCGCGAAGGATGACAAACCGTTTACGCTGAAAGCGTCTGTGATTGCCGCCGATTTTGTACGGGAGTCGAAAATGAATGTGATTGTACAGGATGAAATTCCTCCTGCGAAGGATATGTACACATTTGTCTGGATGTCTGATACACAGTATTACGCCGAAAGCTATCCGCATATTTTTGATAAACAGACCGAATGGATAAAAGATAATCAAAAGCAGCTCAATATCAAATATGTGTTCCACACGGGTGATATTGTAGATGATTCCGCCGATATCAGACAGTGGAAAAACGCTGATCGGTCAATGTCCGTTCTGGATAAGAGCGGAATTCCTTACGGCGTGCTGGCCGGCAATCACGATGTCGGACATAAGGACGGCTCCTACAGGGCGTTTGGCAAATATTTTGGCAGCGATCGTTTTGATAAAAAATTTCATTATGGCGGTTCCTATAAAAATAACCGCGGACATTATGACCTGATTTCTAGCAACGGCAATGATTATATCATGCTGTACATGGGATGGGGCATTACGGATGAAGACATCGCGTGGATGAATCAGGTGCTGAAGAAGCATCCTGACCGGATGGCCATTTTAGCTTTTCATGAGTATTTGCTGGTCAGCGGAAACAGAAGCCCAATCGGAGAGAAAATATTCAAAGAAATCGTAAAGCCGAACCCGAATGTCGTGATGGTGTTGAGCGGGCATTATCATAGTGCGATGAGAAAAACAGATGAGCTGGATGATGATGGTGATGGGAAACCGGATCGTCTTGTGCATCAAATGCTGGCCGATTATCAGGGCGGGCCAGAAGGCGGCCAAGGGTATTTGCGTTTGCTTCAATTTGACCAAGCCAATGACATGGTGCACGTATCGACGTACTCTCCGTATGTAAAGGATAAGAACTACTATGATACGGATACCTATGGCAACAAGGATGAATTTTCCCTTTCGCTTGATTTGAAGCCAAGAATCAAAAAGGTGGAAACCGATTATTTTGAATGTAACGTATATACCAATGAAGAGCTCGGAAAACGGGAGCAAGTGAAGAGCGGGGACACAGCTGAATTCCGCTGGGATCATCTTGAACCGCAGTCTGTTTATTATTGGTACATTATAGTGGAAGACAGTTTTAACGGCAAAACGAAATCACCGATCTGGAAGTTCAAGACGAAAAAAGAAACATATCGTCCGGCACCAGACCAGTTTGATTTTCGCCATGTCTCCAATCCTTAA